The DNA sequence GTGGTGGAGGCAAGAATCAATAATATAGCTAAATTCTAACATCAGGAGAGAAGACATTAGTCCTCATTTAGCGGAAAAATGGTTGGTATATCAAGAGGTACAAACTTCGCCGATTTAGAATAAATCAATTGGTCACCATGATACTACGAAACACAGATACTTCGCTGAGTTGCTGTGTCTGCGTGTTGGACACATTTCGGATTCGACACTCACCGACACTCGTTCGACATGCGTATCTGCTATGTCCAACCGTatcctaataaaaaataaaataaatttctcCAGACACGCTTAgacacacctaaataccatTATGTGTCAACGTGTccagtcttattcttaatatatattcttgaaatataaatttagaaatagtatatattattatttattaaaaaaatattttaaatactttatataattaaaacaagacattaaaaataattaaaaaattaatttatgttttaatatcaataaaatatcaaaatatcattacgatttatctaaaaaatactttatattttatatatatgcacGTCCCCGTGTCTTGTGAGATATTAAAATTCGCACGTCGGCGTGTCGCGTGTCGTGTCAGTGCGCATCATAGCCATGACACATTCAAAAGCCACAAACCAAGAAAGCTATAGGAAAGGTGAAGGGATCGTTCTGTACCAATTCCTTTGGAGTTagaatcaaaatataaaataagactaATTATCATGCGCTTACAACAACGCGTGTTCGGGGCTTGTGCATGCAAAAATCTCCAGAGAAATGAGATGGGGAAAACATATATCAGTAAGATAGGGTGTCATGAGCAATACCTCTTCGATTGCGTTTCCATTGCCTCAAGAGCTTCTTTCTTCAGTTCCTCCAGTTGTGCTTTGGCCATTTTAAGCTCTAGCTGATCTTCCAACTTTGGTAGATCTTCTTTCCGAATTCCAAGTCTAAGATGTCACCACCAAACATGAACAAGGaaagagaaatataaatatCCAAGGTAATTACATTACAAACAAATTATGAATTGTTTTCAACTTATGTACCAAACCCAGTGGGTGAATTGGCAACTAAGTATAGACAATAGAATTCCCAAATAGTTGATAATATGATGCAAGGTGCACTGCCTATGAAAGAATGAAACTTGGTTAGTTTCATGAGTTGACATCTTCCTTCCCCAAGTACAATATTCTCTATATTTAATCACAAATATCTATCTCCTCTACACAGCCAGAAGGATTACCACTTTCTGTTACTATGAGGATGCTACATGCCACCCAAACAGGGTGAAAATGgtttttgtgaagtcaccaacaATTAGTCATAGAAAGAATCCCGTATAATCCAAGACAATGAAAGGGAATTTAAATAGTATGAAAACTTGAAAGACTAGAATCTAGATGACACTTGATACAAGGCAGATAAATCAAAATAGGGTGAAGGGTGACTTACTTCTGATTAATCTTATCAAATTCTGCCAAGAGAAGGTCCATTCCTTTCTTATCATCTCTCAGTAGAGGTTTTTTCAACTCCTTTTCAACTTTGTCCAATGCTTCCATCATCATAGCCTCAGCGCCAAGATCATCCGTAAGACCATCCCTGTAAAATAGtatataaacaaaatataaaatgcCACGTGAAAAGAACTCAAGATATAAAGACAAGGGATGTTGGCGTTATGTTGCCTTAAAACAAGAGAACAACAAGTAAAAGAATTACATAATACATATCATACCTATTCTTGAACTTGGCATAAAGAACAAAGCATAACAATAAAATGACAAAGGTAACACATGAATAAGCACATATACAGTTACTAATGGATATAGTAGAATAGATCATCACGCACTTGATTCTTATTTCCTGCAAGGTTAAAAGATAAGTGCGAGCATCAGGAATATCTTGTGTTTCCATTTCAATGATTCCTTTGATACTTTGAGACTCTGAGAGCAAGTTTGCCCTGCAGGATGAACAAGGCATTATAATCAGAACGTTTTttaaaacaacaacaacaacaataataataataataatagtattgagagaaaattacaataaaacaaaaagtaaaagagaatCTTACTTTTGCCTAACAGTTTTCATGACATTTGCGTACTGAGAAACAGCAGCTGGATCATCTGGATCAATGGTAATCTTTTCCTTCTTTAATACTCCCATGGCTGTCTCAAACTTGTTCTTCAACTCCACAAAAATGCTCTTTAGCATCTCTATTTCCCCATTCAATGAAGAGTGCATTGTCAGACAGTGACAGAAAAGACAAAAAAGGAGGGGGGGGGGGATCAATCGAGATAAGACTCAATGAAAGTCTAACTACTAGAACAAatagagcccaaaatctcacaTCATCAATGAGCTCTCGTAAGCTCAAATTACCAGTGATGGATAAGaaattaatttgataaaataaaataatacagaTATACGGGAGAACTGACCATCTCCTTGAGGGAAGGAGGGGCAGACCCTTTGGCAAAGTGACGAACAGGAATAGCATGCTCCTTTTGCAGAAATACTTGACTGGCATAGACCTataagaagagagagaaaattcaGCACATGGCAACTAAATAGTCATCCCTTCTTAATAATGATGcatattaactaaaaaaaaggggggggggggtgcTTAAGCATGAAAACAGGAGTTTCAGCTGGGAATTGAGGCAGGGACCAGAAGGAATACTTTCACAATGTTCAATCGTATTATTTATCTTCAATCgtatgaaattaaaaataataaggAACCCAACCTAAACACAACTTGTTAGGACTTATGAGGGTCCAATCACGATGACGATGATCAAGGATCACAAAACCCAATACATTTATATGTTGACCATTTCCGGCTCCACCCAAATGCAAAAAGCATATTGCCCCAATCAATAGAATCAAAGGGTAAACAAAATTTATCGACATAAATTAACAAATGATATATACACCCAGCCATGTGAAAAAGAGGGGGGAAAACCCCTATTTTTGAGACACAATTTCCAAATATTAAGATACATAGTGCATTAcgtattttctaaaaaattaaccAGAAGAGATATAGATCCCGACATTAAAGAGACAGAACCAGAAAGCACTaacatgaaaaaaataaatgcaaTGGCAACCAGGAAACAAGCCTAGCTACTCAATCGGGGAGAAGGAATAGAATGCATCAATTGGGAATCGAAGAAATGAAATGAGGTAATAATCGGAGAGAtgaaagatgagagagagagaccAGCTTATTGGATTTGGAGAAGAGGCGAGAAGATAGTGCCATTGATGAATCGATCGAAGTTCAGTGATGCTGCTGTTGAGCTTTATCGTCCTTTAAACGCTTAGGGTTCACTTTGATTCCCTTTGTCTTTGTGAGGGATGTGAGTGTTGTGCTATTGAGAGATTTCACAAAGTCAGGGAGCGGTAATATGGTAAGGTACGCCCTCCCGCATCCTATTACCGCATCTTCGGTTTAGCAGAGTCTTATATCTAAGCCCTCCGATTTCCGATATCTACGGTTCAAGTTCAAccatttctccttttttttttttttttcaataatgataaaatatacataacataacatatataataaaaaatttaattttgatgtaccgAAATAAAGCCGCTTTACACGTGCATTCAATCACACGACActacattaataaaaataactatttttatattaacaGCATGAACAATAATCCAAAAATGTTATAATTGTAcaactatataaaatattttacatttttaatatatcaaaattaaattcatataataaattcaaaagaaaaaacacaaaacatgATATTTACTTTCTTTCTGTATATGCTATGTATATTTTCAATATCTTATAAATACTAAAAAGTTTTAGAGAATAAGGGTTGGAACTTTACTTTAGAAATTACTCATGCACTCTTACATCCCAGAGACTTTCTGAGTTTGTGTCGAGTCATCGAGTCAATTATCTGTAGGGTTCATTCCACAAgtctttattttccatttacaTTTTCTATAAACTTTATCTTtcagtaaaatttatttttcagcAAATTTATCCTTCAAGCATTCTTTAATTTCCATGTCTAATTTATATTTCAGTAAATTTAAGTTTCATGTCAAAGCCCTTTGACCCAGTCAAAGGCACTTTACTACTTTCTCTAAATCTCAATGCAATCTTTCCGATTTCAGTTAATTTACTTTTCGAAAACTTTAttttctcatttcttttgttctttacaAATTTCGATTTATATTTCATTTCGATACCCGTCTAATCGAGGACGCTTTGATGCACTTATAGAAAACTGGTACCTGCAAAAGAGGAGTTGGTTTCGCTCCCAGACCATTAGAATCGAACCACCATCAATTCACTAAAAATCGAAAAAACAAATTGGCACACCCGGTAGGACAGTTTAAATTGAAGTGTGTcaaaaaaaagtttttgtaTTATTTGGTGGATGCGATTGAGAAGTGGAAAGATCATTCACATGGCTGATGAAGTGTCAAATGTGAATGGTGGTTCCTCCACCAATGATAGCATGCCAGTAATTGTGCAACAAGCGGACGTGACTTCACGTTCGAAATGTGCAATTGAAAGTGAAAGCATAGCGGTTACCACTGTGTAGACTAGAAATGTTGGACGTAACATTCGTCCACGTAGTAATTTGCCGCCTCCTCCAATAACTACCGGTTGGCCTCCTTATGGCCTTCCTCCCGGTAATACTCCACCGGTGGGTAGTTTTATTCCTCCTGTTTGATTTGGGAGTGGAAATGGAGGAAATAATTCTCAAAACCTACAGCAACATTTCGAGTATTCTCGTGATTACAATGTGGGTTCTACTTCGAATGCTGCTAATTCCATGGCGGTATATCGACAGCAAGTAGAGGAAAGTCATCATGACTTAGTCAATTTGTTGACTCAATAAATTACTACAATTCTAAATCCTATGATGACTGATCACAAATCAAAATTCGAACGTTTTGCTAGACAAGTCGAACGTATTACTCGAATCGtagattatgaagaaggtgaaaGGCACAATGCTATGGAAAATAATGAAGGATTCGAAAATATGTTTTAAAATGAAAACAATGTTTTAGAAAAAATCCTCATGTAGTTCCCCATTGTCAAAATACTGCTGAATTTCTAGCCAGATTACGTGCTAATCATGGTTGTGAACATTATCAAGTCACCAGAATTGTGGAAGAAGTGCTCAATCGAGTCGGTTTAAATGTTGGTTTTATGAATCGACCTCATTTTGTGTATGCTTTCCCTCAAGTTGTCCAAATGGCTGAAGTTTCAAGAGGggtgaaaaatccaaaaataatcaCAAAATTTGCTGGGGAAGTTAGAGAATCAACCACTGAACATGTCGCTCGATATTTGGTTGAGATCGGAAATTTAGCCaatgatgaaaatttgaaaataaaggTTTTCCTTCTTCGTTAACGAAGAATGCGTTTATTTGGTTTTCAAATCTTAGACCAAATTTGATAACGACGTGGAATCAGTTGGAAACTGCTTTTCATGCTCAGTTCTATCGAAGGGAATTGAATGTGGCAGTTACTGATCTAGTTGTTTTGAAACGTGAAGATGGTGAAGCCATTGATGATTATATGATATGTTTCAAAAATGCTAGAAGTAGGTGCTATGTGTCATTACCCGAGAGTGAAGTGGTGAAAATAGCAATTATGGGGCTAGAATTTTATATGCGTCGAAAGTTGCTTAATGTGCATATCCCTGATTTAGCCCATTTAGTTGAAAAGGTCCGTCAGATTGAACTcatgaaaaaagagaaggagaaataCATGAGTAAGCAAAGATCAAAGAGTAAATATTTTACTCGAAATGAGAAACTTGTTTATGTGACTATGGAGTCCTCAGAGGAGGAACTCGATTTCGAGGCAGAAATCGATTTGGCTGAACTTAAGAAGGGACCTCCATATGTCTGTTCTTTACTTAAAAAGCTTTCTAGCAATGAAAATTCGAATGATTCAAAACtaaaaagtgaaaagaaatacAGTTTTAATATTTCAAAATCTGATCAGATTTTCGATGTGTTGCTTAAAGATAAATAATTAGTTCTGCCTGAGGGTAGAACCTTACTTTGGGTGAAAGATTTAAAAGGAAAACCTTATTGCAAATTTTACCAAGCAACCAGTCATTCGACTAACAGTTGTGTTCATTTCAGGAACTTAATTCAGGAAGCTATAATGGAGGGATGATTGAAATTTGATGATGGTAAGAAGGAAATGAAGGTTGATGTTGATCCCTTCGATGTTGATGCTAGTTTCATTAAACTGTGTTTCAAAGTGAACATGGTTGGAATGTCTTATGACTTTGATGTGGCTCTTGATGATTTTGAGTCACAAGTTCGTTCAGTTTATCCCCGAGCGGGAGATGGCTTGCTGGATTTCTTAGTTCAGCAAAAGATTAAAGACCGGGATGTGTCTCTTTGTCTATGGTGTAATGCTGTTTTTGATGCTGAAGCCGCATCAATTTTCGAAAAGGAGAGGATGAAAAAGGAATTGGCTCATAGGGAAGAGCAAGCTCGACAAAAACAACCGATTCGACGTATAGAAGGTCAGAGCTCTAAGACCCCTCAACAGAATGTGGTTGCACCTTTGAGCCGCTCTCAGGCCATAGGTGTTCAATGGATTCGGAACTATCAGGAGTTCCAGAAGCGGGATGCTCTTTATCGTCACAACCCACAGTGGAGACATTGGGGACCTCTTAGAAACCAATACCCCCACTATCGTGGTCGAGCCAGAGGGTATCCAAGGGGGAGAGGAAGAAGGAACCCTAATCAAAACAAGAAGCCTCAAGCAGATGTAAGCAAGGGGCAACGTCTTCGTTCATTCCCCAATTGTCTTTCCTTCTGATGGAAAATCGTGCCCGAAGGGAATTCCATCTCTTGCGAAGATAGAGAAAGGCAAAGCAATAGCTCAGTCTTTGGGGGTCGACAAAGGTAAGAAAGTTGATGTCGAtgaagaatactttgaagaAGGGGATGATGATATGGTTGGAACGATTTCGATTAGTCCAACCGAGTTTTTGGGGGAATATGAAGGTGACCCAGAGAAAGACTATGATATGGAAGCTGAAGAAGCTTTCTCCATCATCCGATATGAGGATGAACCGGGTTACTTTCTGAGGCCTTGATGCACCACTAATTTGTGGTACATCTTGtccttaattgagtggattttatccactattctcacatttattcatagaaatcgcatgttttacattttccttcctgattttgtatTGTGATTGGaaatatgcttctttggccttaattttgctaattttaatcctctcttattaccattcgatgctttgatatgtgtgttaattgatttcagggtttatagggcaggaatggcttagaggatggaaagaaagcatttCAAAGTGGAAGAAATACATGAAGCTGAAAGAATTGCTAAGCTGTcagccctgacctcttcgcactcaatcgatcaatacttgagctacagaggtccaaatgaggcagttctagttgcgttagaaagctaacatccggggctttgcaacaatatataatttttcatagTTGATCTGGCGTTTAGGGACGCGCACGCAcaaagcacgcgtacgcgtggatggtgcaaaagttcagcgacgcgtacgcgtgcatgacgcgtatgcgtgcatGAACCACGTGCTAGACGTATCAGAAATTGctggggcgatttctgggctatttttggcCCAGTTTTTAGCctgaaaacacagattagaggctgcaaAGTGGGGAAATCCAGCAGACACTTCTCATTATTCACAATTCAGGTTTTaaatgtagttttctagagagagaggctcccTCCTTTCTctaaatatttgctttttgcttgtttGCTAGTTTTCGTTAGTTTTAGGACTTTGttgcttatttttattagtttttgtttttattttctcttactactatgaattctcacaactttggctatgagtttggttctaattatgttgtaggaagtggaCGCTACAATgagaatatgcatcaaggatgggagaatcaaagatgggaggagccacaaggaatCAACCCTTTTGGaaacaacctccaccaacatACTATGATCAAGAGCCATTCCAAGAAGCATACCAAGATAacggctatggtgagcactcttttgattatcaacaaccaccaccatacgcctatgaacccccttCTCAACATAATTTTGAACCTACATACTCACAAGCACCTTACCATCAAACAcccccatatgaccctaatcatTACCCACCATTCCAAGAGCCTTATGAACCATACTTAgcaccaccacctcaatatacacaaTCTCCATTTCcttatcaagaagaaccacctccGTATTATGAGCCATTTCTCCCAACAcatgaaccctcttatccacccTAACCTCTATTAGATAACAACACTCTTAGTGTTACCAGGGGCAAGGAGAGCTTCAAACCACACTTATCTCTACTCTCATTGGTCTCATCTCTAAACTCTAATATCTTATATCCCGCAGGGACCAACCCTCTACCTCCAATATTCAACCGTCAAACTTTAATGCACCACCACCCTCCATGCAATAatacccatatccatcaatccaagagcaacatgatcccaatgatgCTACTGAACCAGAACAAGAGCAAAGAGATCGTCTTAGGGACATAATGGATTGGTTATACGCACACATACTTCAAGAAAAGCAAGAGGAGGCCCAAAGAGTGGAGGTAGTAGAGACCATTGAAGGCGAATGAGTGGTTGAAGAATTAGTGAAGGGAGATATCAATGAGGAGTTTGATTTTGTATTAGAGCAAGTGGAGAAAGCTGAAATTATCACAGAAGAgtaagtggttgaagacttgggaGATACGGAACCTCCATGgtatatcatggttgaagactttgcagaggttgatcaagagatagagattaaggaagaagaagcacagccccctggtggacgaaattgtgatcacatcaatgtagtattctttgttgttgtatggaatcattattatggcacttatgtgtggacacaactccgttcaactaaccagcaagtgtactgggtcgtccaagtaataccttacgtgagtaagggtcgatcccacagagattgttggtatgaagcaagctatggtcaccttgtaaatctcagttaggcagattaaatagttttgggtttcgaaaattaataataaaaaggaaaataaaagggatagagatacttatgtaaattaatagtgggaatttcagataagtgtatggagatgctgtgctcctcttgaattcTCTACTTTcccattgctttcatccaatccttcttattcctttccatggcaagctgtatgtagggcatcaccgttgtcaatggttacatcccatcctctcagtgaaaacgttcctatgctctgtcacagcacggctaatcatctgtcggttctcaatcaggttggaatagaatcccttgattcttttacgtttgtcatcacgcccagccttcaggagtttgaagctcgtcacagtcattcaatcccagaatcctactcggaataccacagacaaggtttagactttccggatcctcatgaatgccgccatctatctagcttatatcacgaagattctgttggggaatctaagagatatgcgcccggcctagagtagaacggaagtggttgtcagtcacgcgcgttcataggtgagaatgatgatgagtgtcacggatcatcacattcatcaaagttaagtgtaacgtatatcttggaataagaataaaagagaattgaatagaaagtaatagtaattgtattgaaacttgaggtacagcagagctccacacccttaatctatggtgtgcagaaactccactgttgaaaatacataagtagaaggttcaggcatggccgaatggccagccccctgaatgtgATCACCGGATTCAaattacaatccaggatgagattatgatagtaaaaagttctatttataataaactagctcctagggtttacatgagtaagtaattgatgcataaatccacttccggggcccacttggtgtatgtttgggctgagcttgatctattcacgagctgaggcttttattggagttgaactccaagttatgacatgttttgggcgttcaactccggatcatgacgtgtttctggcgtttaactctagacatcaatatgtacttggcgttcaacgccaagttacatcgtgaatttccgaataaagtatggagtattatatattgctggaaagctctggatgtctactttccaacgccgtcgagagcgcgctatttggaattctgtagctccagaaaatccatttcgagtgtagggaggtcagattccaacagcatcagcagtccttttgtcagcctttttcagagttttgctcaagtccctcaatttcagccagaaattacctgaaatcacagaaaaatacacaaactcatagtaaagtctagaaatgtgaatttaacataaaaactaatgaaaacatccctaaaagtagcttgaacttactaaaaactacctaaaaacaatgccaaaaagcgtataaattatccgctcatcacaacaccaaacttaaattgttgcttgtccccaagcaactgaaaatcaaataggataaaaagaagagaatatactataaattccagaatatcaatgaatattaattctaattagatgagcgggacttgtagctttttgcttctgaacagttttggcatctcactttttcctttgaagtttagaatgattggcttctctaggaacttagaatttcggatagtgttattgactttcctagttaagcatgttgattctagaacacagctacttatgagtcttggccgtggccctaagcactttgttttccagtattaccaccggatacataaatgccacagacacatgactgggtgaaccttttcagattgtgactcagctttgctagagtccccagttagaggtgtccagagctcttgagcacactctttttgctttggatcacgactttaaccattcagtctcaagcttttcacttggaccttcatgacacaagcacatggttagggacagcttgatttagccgcttaggcctggattttatttccttgggccctcctatccattgatgctcaaagccttggatcctttttacccttgtcttttggttttaagggctattggctttttctgcttgctttttctttttctttctatttttttcgccacttttttttcgcaagcttttgctattcactgctttttcttgcttcaagaatcaatttcatgatttttcagattgtcaataacatttctccttgttcatcattctttcaagagccaacaattttaacattcataaacaacaagataaaaaatatgcactgttcaagcattcattcagaaaacaaaagtattgtcaccacatcaatataattaaactaaattcaaggataaattcgaaattcatgtacttcttgttcttttgaattaaaacatttttcttttaagagaggtgaaggattaatggatttattcataactttaagacatagttactaactactaatgatcatgtaataaagacacaagtatagataaacatataacataaaaaaaatgaaaagcagaagaaaaaatttaagaacaaggaataagtccaccttagtgagggtggcgccttcttgaaggaccattgatgtccttgagctctactatgtctctgaattgttgtaatttagtttctcttagttttctttttagagtcctttcaggttcaggatcaaatttaacaagagtgcctttatccttgttcctgctcatatgaaagagaagaaaacaagaaaagaaagaggaatcctctatgtcacagtatagagattcttttatgttagtagaaaaagaaaggggggaagaatgaagaaaaaaaatgaatagtctgtataaagagtaaggatatgagaggtgaagagaagtgttagtaattaaataattaaaatagaagaagaaaagagaaagagaatttcgaaaataattttgaaaaaggggttagtattttcgaaaattaaagataaaatataattaaaattaaaacatgaaacaattagttaattaaaaagaatttttgaaaaaggggtgagatattttcgaaaattagagagggaaaagtagttaggtggttttgaaaaagataaaaaacaaaaaaaaagttagttagttgattgaaaaagatttgaaatcaaaattgaaaagataagaaggtaagaggtttagataagatattttgaaatcaaattttgaaaaagataattttttttttaaaaaaagatatgataaaaagataagaaaaaaaatttaataaaaagatattttgaaaaagatttaatttttaaaatgacttaactaacaagaaactacaagataagattctagaaattaaagattgaacctttcttaacaagaaagtaacaaacttcaaatttttgaatcaatcacattaattgttagcatattttcgaaaaaatgatagaaag is a window from the Arachis stenosperma cultivar V10309 chromosome 3, arast.V10309.gnm1.PFL2, whole genome shotgun sequence genome containing:
- the LOC130966211 gene encoding probable ATP synthase 24 kDa subunit, mitochondrial — its product is MALSSRLFSKSNKLVYASQVFLQKEHAIPVRHFAKGSAPPSLKEMVSSPMLKSIFVELKNKFETAMGVLKKEKITIDPDDPAAVSQYANVMKTVRQKANLLSESQSIKGIIEMETQDIPDARTYLLTLQEIRIKDGLTDDLGAEAMMMEALDKVEKELKKPLLRDDKKGMDLLLAEFDKINQKLGIRKEDLPKLEDQLELKMAKAQLEELKKEALEAMETQSKREEFKGEEKADVKSLDVRNFI